From Meles meles chromosome 5, mMelMel3.1 paternal haplotype, whole genome shotgun sequence, one genomic window encodes:
- the SMPD2 gene encoding sphingomyelin phosphodiesterase 2 produces the protein MKPNFTLRLRIFNLNCWGIPYLSKCRADRMKRLGDFLNMESFDLALLEEVWSEQDFQHLRQKLLPTYPAAHYFRSGIIGSGLCVFSKHPIQEFTQHVYTLNGYPYMIHHGDWFCGKAVGLLVLHLSGLVLNVYVTHLHAEYSRQKDIYLTHRVAQAWELAQFIHHTSKKADVVLLCGDLNLHPKDLGCRLLKEWTGLHDAYLETQDFKGSEEGCTMVPENCYVNQRELEPFPLGVRIDYVLYKAVSGFYISCKTLRTTTGHDPHSGSPLSDHEALMATLCVRHSPPQHTLSPTHGPEGSQLISVLKEAWRELDVGVAQARWWATFAGYVIGLGLLLVALLCALAAGGGFREVAILLWTPSVGLLLGAGAVYLFHMQEAKGLSGARAELQHVLGRAREAQDSGPESQPALLLGQQEGDGTEEQ, from the exons ATGAAGCCCAACTTCACTCTGCGACTGAGGATCTTTAACCTCAACTGCTG GGGCATTCCCTACCTGAGCAAGTGCCGGGCCGACCGCATGAAGCGCCTGGGAGACTTTCTGAACATGGAGAGCTTCGACCTCGCTCTCCTGGAAGAG GTGTGGAGTGAGCAGGACTTCCAGCACCTGAGACAGAAGCTGTTGCCCACCTACCCAGCTGCCCACTACTTCAGGAG TGGTATCATTGGCAGTGGCCTCTGCGTCTTCTCCAAACATCCTATCCAGGAATTCACCCAGCACGTCTACACCCTCAACGGGTACCCCTACATG ATCCATCATGGAGACTGGTTCTGTGGGAAGGCTGTGGGGCTACTGGTGCTCCATCTAAGTGGCCTGGTGCTCAACGTCTACGTGACCCAT CTCCATGCCGAGTACAGTCGACAGAAGGACATCTACCTAACACACCGTGTGGCCCAAGCTTGGGAACTGGCCCAGTTCATCCA ccACACATCCAAGAAGGCCGATGTGGTTCTGTTGTGTGGGGACCTCAACTTGCACCCAAAGGATCTGGGCTGCCGCCTGCTGAAGGAGTGGACAGGGCTGCATGATGCCTACCTGGAGACCCAGGACTTCAAG GGCTCTGAGGAAGGCTGTACCATGGTACCTGAGAACTGCTATGTCAACCAGCGGGAGCTAGAGCCATTTCCGTTGGGCGTCCGCATTGACTACGTGCTGTATAAG GCGGTTTCTGGCTTCTACATCTCCTGTAAGACTCTTAGAACCACTACAGGCCATGATCCTCACAGTGGCAGCCCCCTCTCTGATCACGAGGCCCTGATGGCTACTCTGTGTGTGAGACACAGCCCCCCCCAGCACACCCTCAGCCCTACTCATG GACCAGAAGGGTCACAGTTGATCAGCGTATTAAAGGAGGCCTggagagagctggacgtgggcgTGGCTCAAGCCCGCTGGTGGGCCACCTTCGCCGGCTACGTGATTGGTCTAGGGCTGCTTCTCGTGGCCTTGCTGTGCGCCTTGGCAGCTGGAGGAGGCTTCAGGGAAGTTGCTATACTACTCTGGACTCCCAGTGTAGGACTGCTGCTAGGGGCGGGGGCGGTCTACCTCTTCCACATGCAGGAGGCCAAGGGCTTATCTGGGGCTCGGGCTGAGCTCCAGCATGTGCTGGGAAGGGCAAGGGAGGCCCAGGATTCAGGCCCAGAGTCTCAACCAGCCCTGCTTCTAGGGCAGCAGGAGGGGGATGGAACTGAGGAACAATAA